A region from the Ignavibacteria bacterium genome encodes:
- the rfbB gene encoding dTDP-glucose 4,6-dehydratase produces MKNILVTGGAGFIGSNFINHILGERDDYNIINLDKLTYAGNLENLKESESKTNYRFVKGDITNAELVDYVFQQYSIKYVINFAAESHVDRSILGSEVFFRTNVIGPNVLLEAARRHQVEKFLQVSTDEVYGSLGKEGLFTEKTPLSPNSPYSSSKASADMMALAFYHTYGLPVVITRCSNNYGPYQFPEKLIPLMILNCMNNRKLPVYGDGLNVRDWIYVIDHNKAIDLVFEKGRVGEVYNIGASQEMTNIEIVRLILKNLGKGDELIEYVKDRPGHDRRYAIDSTKIRTELGWKPSFMFDEAICKTIEWYKENEQWWKRIISGEYQKYYESLYSNR; encoded by the coding sequence ATGAAAAATATTTTGGTAACAGGCGGCGCCGGATTTATCGGCAGCAATTTCATTAATCATATCCTAGGTGAAAGAGATGATTATAATATAATCAATCTGGACAAGCTTACTTATGCAGGAAATCTTGAGAACCTGAAGGAATCTGAAAGCAAAACAAATTACCGCTTTGTTAAAGGTGATATTACAAATGCTGAACTGGTAGATTACGTCTTCCAGCAGTATTCCATAAAATATGTCATTAACTTTGCCGCCGAAAGCCACGTGGACAGGAGCATACTGGGTTCTGAAGTCTTCTTCAGGACAAACGTTATTGGTCCAAACGTTCTCCTGGAAGCTGCAAGAAGGCACCAGGTGGAAAAATTCCTCCAGGTTTCAACCGATGAAGTCTACGGCAGCCTGGGTAAGGAAGGGCTTTTTACAGAAAAAACACCTCTTTCACCAAACAGCCCATATTCCTCCAGCAAGGCTTCAGCCGACATGATGGCTCTGGCGTTTTATCATACATACGGGCTGCCTGTTGTAATAACCAGGTGTTCAAATAACTACGGGCCTTATCAGTTTCCTGAAAAGCTTATCCCTCTTATGATCTTAAACTGCATGAATAACAGGAAACTTCCGGTCTATGGCGACGGTCTGAACGTAAGGGACTGGATCTATGTTATCGACCATAATAAGGCAATTGACCTCGTTTTTGAGAAAGGCAGGGTGGGTGAAGTCTACAACATCGGGGCAAGCCAGGAGATGACAAATATCGAGATCGTAAGGCTGATCCTGAAAAACCTTGGAAAAGGGGATGAACTCATTGAGTACGTCAAGGATCGCCCGGGTCACGACAGGCGTTATGCGATAGATTCCACAAAGATCAGGACAGAGCTTGGCTGGAAGCCGTCGTTCATGTTTGACGAGGCTATCTGCAAAACAATTGAATGGTATAAAGAAAACGAACAGTGGTGGAAGAGGATCATTTCCGGTGAGTACCAGAAGTATTACGAAAGTCTTTATTCCAACAGATAA